ACGGACTCTTCACCGGAGGTCTCGGACTCCACTACGGAGCCGAGAGGATCGGTGCCACCGTCCTCCCCGCCAGCACCGGAAACACCCAGAGGCAGCTGGAGATGATGCAGGACCTGCAGTGCACCGCCATCGCCTGTACTCCCTCCTACCTCACCCACCTCATCAGCAGTGCGAGGCAGATGGGAATCGACTGGAAGAGGGACATGAAACTCAGGAGATGCATCCTGGGAGCCGAGCCCTGGTCCGAGTCCATGAGGGCCAAGTTCGAAGCCGAGACCGGTGCCAAGTGCATCGACATCTACGGAACCTCCGAACAGGCGGGACCCATGTTCTGCGAGTGCGAGTACCAGCACGGACCCCACGTCGCCCCCGACATAATGTACATGGAGATCCTCGACCCCGACACCGGCGAGGTCCTAGAACCCGGAAACAAGGGTGAGCTGGTCTGCACAATGCTCAAGAAGGAGGCCATGCCCATGATCCGTTACAAGATGAGGGACATCACCTCCATCAACGAGGAGCCCTGCGAGTGCGGAAGGACCGCCCCCAGGATATCCAGGATCACCGGCAGGAGCGACGACATGCTCATCATCCGCGGTATCAACGTGTTCCCCTCGCAGATCGAGTACACGCTGATGAGGATCCCCCAGGTCGGAGACCAGTACATGATCTACGTCTCCAGGGAAGGAGACCTCGACAGGATGGTCATCCAGGTCGAGATCAAACCCGAGGCCTTCAGCGACAAGCTGGAGGACATGCAGCAGCTCAGGGCCCACATCGAGTCCGAGCTCAAGAAATACCTTAACATCGCCGTGCCCGTAGAACTGAAGGCTCCCGGAGAGCTTCCCAGGTTCGAAGGCAAGGCCAAGAGAGTAATCGATACAAGGGTGTTCTGAAATGAATGCGAACATAATCACACAGCTTTCTATCTTCGTGAACAATGCTCCCGGATCCCTGGCAAACGTGGCCAAGACCCTCAGGGAGTGCGAGATCAACATGAAGGCCTGCAACCTTGCAGAGTCCACCGAGTTCGGTATCCTCAGGGCAATCGTCGACGACCCTGCCGGGGCCATCGAGAAGCTCCAGAAGAAGAACATCATCGTCAAGAAGACCGAGATCATCGGCGTGAAGATCGCCGACGTCCCCGGATCCCTCTACGAGGCTTCCAACGTCCTCGGAAGTGCAGGCATCAACATCGAGTACGGCTATGCGTTCACCGGAAAGAACGTGGAAGGCC
The sequence above is a segment of the methanogenic archaeon ISO4-H5 genome. Coding sequences within it:
- a CDS encoding phenylacetate-CoA ligase PaaF1 — encoded protein: MWNPRIETMPLDKIKEMQRVQLKKLVNNLYSFNRFYHDRMKEANVSPLDINTLEDIQKLPFMYKQDLRDNYPDKMFTVDKSEIVRYHMSSGTSGKPTCVAYTRNDLDYWTEALARSLTAAGLTSDDTIQIAYGYGLFTGGLGLHYGAERIGATVLPASTGNTQRQLEMMQDLQCTAIACTPSYLTHLISSARQMGIDWKRDMKLRRCILGAEPWSESMRAKFEAETGAKCIDIYGTSEQAGPMFCECEYQHGPHVAPDIMYMEILDPDTGEVLEPGNKGELVCTMLKKEAMPMIRYKMRDITSINEEPCECGRTAPRISRITGRSDDMLIIRGINVFPSQIEYTLMRIPQVGDQYMIYVSREGDLDRMVIQVEIKPEAFSDKLEDMQQLRAHIESELKKYLNIAVPVELKAPGELPRFEGKAKRVIDTRVF
- a CDS encoding amino acid-binding ACT domain-containing protein; this encodes MNANIITQLSIFVNNAPGSLANVAKTLRECEINMKACNLAESTEFGILRAIVDDPAGAIEKLQKKNIIVKKTEIIGVKIADVPGSLYEASNVLGSAGINIEYGYAFTGKNVEGLFIRVDNPEKAIEALSQAGLELVKASEI